In Oryza brachyantha chromosome 1, ObraRS2, whole genome shotgun sequence, the following are encoded in one genomic region:
- the LOC102714516 gene encoding VAMP-like protein YKT61: protein MKITALLVLKAPGGESPSGGGGVEQQQAVVLANATDVSHFGFFQRPPAREFILFVARTVALRTPAGQRQSVQHEEYKVHCYNQNGLCAIAFTDDHYPVRSAFSLLNTVLEEYKKTFGESWRTANADVTQPWQYLNDALAKYQDPAEADKLLKIQRDLDETKIILHKTIDSVLARGERLDSLVEKSSDLSAASQMFYKQAKKTNSCCTIL, encoded by the exons ATGAAGATCACGGCGCTGCTGGTGCTCAAGGCCCCCGGCGGCGAGTCGCCGtcgggtggtggcggcgtcgagcagcagcaggcggtGGTGCTGGCCAACGCGACCGACGTCAGCCACTTCGGCTTCTTCCAGCGGCCCCCCGCCCGCGAGTTCATCCTCTTCGTCGCCCGCACCGTCGCCCTCCGCACCCCCGCCGGCCAACGCCAGTCCGTCCAGCACGAAG AGTACAAGGTGCATTGCTACAACCAGAATGGCCTCTGCGCCATCGCCTTCACCGACGACCACTACCCCGTCAGGAGCGCCTTCTCCCTCCTCAACACG GTCCTGGAAGAGTACAAGAAGACTTTTGGGGAGTCATGGAGGACAGCAAACGCTGATGTTACCCAGCCTTGGCAATACCTAAATGATGCCTTAGCAAAATATCAG GATCCCGCAGAGGCTGACAAGTTGCTGAAAATCCAGAGGGATTTGGATGAAACTAAAATCATTCTC CACAAGACCATTGATAGCGTCCTTGCTAGAGGCGAAAGATTGGATAGCCTAGTGGAGAAGAGTTCAGATTTAAGCGCTGCTTCACAG ATGTTCTACAAGCAAGCCAAGAAAACCAATTCTTGTTGTACAATCCTGTAA
- the LOC102714790 gene encoding abscisic stress-ripening protein 5-like, with the protein MAEYYSSTVDECYESSRRGHGGAMRVQSHTEDYYRDGEDRGRRASSMHSQHRGGGYGGYGDQEYYKREEREHKQRERVGEIGALASGAFALYEGNRAKKDPANAQRHRIEQGVAAAAALGAGGYAYYEHREQKQAANEQQYGRMPQPQHGYYYN; encoded by the exons ATGGCGGAGTACTACTCGAGCACCGTGGACGAGTGCTACGAGAGCAGCAGgcgcggccacggcggcgccatgAGGGTGCAGTCCCACACCGAGGACTACtaccgcgacggcgaggaccgtGGCCGGAGGGCTAGCTCCATGCACTCGcagcaccgcggcggcggctatgGCGGCTATGGCGACCAGGAGTACTACAAGAGGGAGGAGCGCGAGCACAAGCAGCGCGAGCGCGTCGGCGAGATCGGCGCCCTCGCCAGCGGCGCCTTCGCCCTC tACGAGGGGAACCGGGCGAAGAAGGACCCGGCGAACGCGCAGAGGCACAGGATCGAGcagggcgtggcggcggcggcggcgctgggcgccggcggctacGCCTACTACGAGCACCGCGAGCAGAAGCAGGCCGCCAACGAGCAGCAGTACGGCAGGatgccgcagccgcagcacgGCTACTACTACAACTAA
- the LOC107304909 gene encoding MAPK-interacting and spindle-stabilizing protein-like — protein MEKRSNNGGFTLLLCLLLRLGALVVLPSLLPRAAAAADSSWHPNPPARRGHHGGGGNASTPAVYHGLPPRSAPAPSPAPTAGADDMPAGGAPKQAPPHFGFPLQPTFGLAAPPVSPTAGGEGYPFIGSNPTVPLPTGMTDSSTVLPMPDRGDANDKVVGRAAAAVRAQVAMIGLVVAISIMFLSGS, from the exons ATGGAGAAGAGAAGCAACAATGGCGGCTTCACCCTGCtgctctgcctcctcctccgcctcggcgcCTTGGTCGTTTTGCCGTCTTTGCTGCCCcgagctgccgccgcggctgATTCCTCG TGGCACCCAAATCCTCCTGCGCGGCGAggccaccacggcggcggcggcaatgcGTCGACTCCGGCCGTCTACCACGGCCTCCCGCCACGCtccgctcccgctccctccCCGGCGCCCActgccggcgccgacgacatGCCGGCAGGCGGCGCCCCCAAGCAGGCACCCCCGCACTTCGGCTTCCCGCTTCAGCCGACCTTCGGCCTCGCGGCGCCTCCGGTGTCCccgaccgccggcggcgaggggtaCCCGTTCATCGGCAGCAACCCGACGGTGCCGCTGCCCACCGGCATGACGGACTCCTCCACCGTGCTCCCGATGCCGGACAGAGGCGACGCCAACGACAAG GTGGTGgggcgtgctgctgctgccgttcGTGCTCAGGTCGCCATGATTGGGCTTGTGGTTGCCATCTCCATCATGTTCTTGTCGGGGAGCTGA
- the LOC102721511 gene encoding G-type lectin S-receptor-like serine/threonine-protein kinase LECRK3, whose protein sequence is MRDDGNFVLYAANATVVWTTFAAPTDTLLAGQDLVPGAQLFSSVAATSRATGKYRLTNQLNDGNLVMYPVSTMNVAAAAYWDTGTFQIGFPLTLRLDASGVLYLVGNNGSYTKNLTQPSAAQAGEKAHYHRVTLDPDGVLRSYRHGLLSSGAWKTDVEWIGPSDRCHVKGACGFNSYCVLDRDGQPSCLCPPGFDLIDAGDASRGCTASSGAGECTAGQRDGPGFSMAAMQNVSWADTPYGVLAAGTSAADCQAACMSDCFCAAALLDSNDGTCTKQQLPLRYGRAGGGYTLFVKTGGVASPGLGGGGGGGGNHRHRVRRVSTVALVCVGVLTFVALCALVASARLLWLNQRMVRRHVALADAVAAEVLDEEAPLRSYSYEELEHATYSFRDPLGRGAFGTVFKGTLQHGGERAIAVKRLEKLVEDGEREFQREVRAIGRTSHRNLVRLLGFCHEGANRLLVYEYMSNGSLADLLFKGGGGATCPAWHDRVSVALDVARGLHYLHDELDSRVIHCDVKPQNILMDAAGTAKISDFGLAKLLRPDQTRTFTGVRGTRGYLAPEWYRGAGPVTVKADVYSYGVVLLEIVTCRRSMEMEEAGEERTLMEWAYEWLAKGEVKGAMRSDEAVEAAEEERVVKVAMWCVQAEPQSRPSMESVILMLQGLLEVPFPPPPASS, encoded by the coding sequence aTGCGCGACGACGGCAACTTCGTGCTGTACGCCGCGAACGCGACGGTGGTGTGGACGACGTTCGCGGCGCCGACCGACACCCTGCTCGCCGGCCAGGACCTCGTCCCCGGCGCGCAGCTCTTCTCGAGCGTCGCCGCCACGAGCAGGGCCACCGGGAAATACCGGCTGACCAACCAGCTCAACGACGGCAACCTCGTCATGTACCCGGTGAGCACGATgaacgtcgccgccgccgcatacTGGGACACCGGCACGTTCCAGATAGGCTTCCCCCTCACCTTGCGCCTCGATGCCAGCGGCGTGCTCTACCTGGTCGGCAACAATGGCAGCTACACCAAGAACTTGACGCAGCCAAGTGCAGCTCAGGCCGGAGAGAAAGCTCACTACCACCGTGTCACTCTTGATCCCGACGGCGTCTTGCGTTCGTATCGCCATGGATTGCTGTCGAGCGGCGCGTGGAAGACCGACGTCGAGTGGATCGGGCCGAGCGATCGGTGCCATGTCAAGGGCGCCTGCGGGTTCAACAGCTACTGCGTGCTTGATCGCGACGGGCAGCCCAGCTGCTTGTGCCCGCCGGGGTTCGATTTGATCGACGCCGGCGATGCCTCGCGCGGGTGCACGGcgagctccggcgccggcgagtgCACGGCGGGGCAGCGAGACGGCCCTGGTTTTTCCATGGCGGCCATGCAGAACGTGTCGTGGGCGGACACGCCGTACGGGGTGCTGGCGGCGGGCACGAGCGCCGCCGACTGCCAGGCCGCGTGCATGTCCGACTGCttctgcgccgccgctcttctGGACTCCAACGACGGGACGTGCACGAAGCAGCAGCTCCCGCTTCGATACggccgcgcgggcggcggctaCACGCTGTTCGTCAAAACAGGGGGCGTGGCGAGCCCCGGGctaggtggcggcggcggcggcggcggcaaccatCGCCACCGCGTCAGGCGGGTGAGCACCGTCGCGCTGGTGTGCGTCGGGGTCCTGACGTTCGTGGCGTTGTGCGCCCTCGTCGCGTCGGCTCGGCTGCTCTGGTTGAACCAGAGGATGGTGCGACGGCACGTCGCCCTCgcggacgccgtcgccgccgaggtcTTGGACGAGGAGGCGCCGCTGCGTTCGTACAGCTACGAGGAGCTGGAGCACGCGACGTACAGCTTCCGCGACCCCCTCGGCCGCGGCGCGTTCGGCACGGTGTTCAAGGGGACGctgcagcacggcggcgagagggcCATCGCCGTGAAGCGGCTGGAGAAGCTGGTGGAGGACGGCGAGCGTGAGTTCCAGCGTGAGGTGCGCGCCATCGGGCGGACGAGCCACCGCAACCTGGTGCGCCTCCTCGGCTTCTGCCACGAGGGCGCCAACCGCCTCCTCGTCTACGAGTACATGAGCAACGGCTCCCTCGCCGACCTCCTCTtcaagggcggcggcggcgccacctgCCCGGCGTGGCACGACCGCGTCAGCGTCGCGCTCGACGTGGCGCGCGGTCTCCACTACCTCCACGACGAGCTCGACAGCCGGGTGATCCACTGCGACGTGAAGCCGCAGAACATCCTCATGGACGCGGCCGGCACGGCGAAGATCTCCGACTTCGGGCTCGCCAAGCTGCTCCGGCCCGACCAGACGCGCACCTTCACCGGCGtccgcggcacgcgcgggtaCCTGGCGCCGGAGTGGTACCGCGGCGCCGGGCCGGTGACGGTGAAGGCCGACGTGTACAGCTACGGCGTGGTGCTGCTCGAGATCGTGACGTGCAGGAGGAgcatggagatggaggaggccggcgaggagcggACGCTGATGGAGTGGGCGTACGAGTGGCTGGCGAAGGGCGAGGTGAAGGGCGCCATGAGAAGCGAcgaggcggtggaggcggcggaggaggagagggtggTGAAGGTGGCCATGTGGTGCGTGCAGGCGGAGCCGCAGTCTCGGCCATCCATGGAGAGTGTCATCCTGATGCTGCAAGGGCTTTTGGAGGTGccatttcctcctcctccagcttcTTCCTGA